From the Trifolium pratense cultivar HEN17-A07 linkage group LG4, ARS_RC_1.1, whole genome shotgun sequence genome, the window GAATAATATATTCATTAGATTATTAGCTTATTGAATAATATATTCATTATATTCATTAGCTTGGATGAAATATTAGAGGAAGAAGGGGATTTAGATGTCCTAATTTGGTGGAAGGATAATTGTACTCGATATCCAGTCCTTGCAAGAATTGCAAGAGAAGTGTTGGCTATACCAGTCTCTACGGTTGCCTCTGAATCTGCCTTTAGTACCGGAGGGAGAGTGCTTGATGCATTGATTTGCACACAAGAttgggttaaaaaaaaagatcatgGCATTGAGACATCATCTTTGGTTTCATATGATGATCTTAACACTCTACAGCAACTTGAGCAAGGTAAGATTAAAAGATATCTTCTTTTTACTTACTATagtaaatctatctttgattctttGTTTTAGCTGTTTTCTTGTAGCTGGTGCGGGTGTTGACTAGCCCTCGTGCTTGGTTGGCTAGAAGTAATTGATCAATCTTGCTGGTGGGGTTTTTTATTTTGGCTTCATCCTCTTGCGCCTCAAGTTTGCGTTGGATGGTGTCCTCTCCAGCTTAGCCAGAAGCATTTGGGTtgctttgtttggttttttaaCTTTGGTTTAGTTACTTTGTTTGACTGTTTCTTCATTTTAGTTTGTCAATTAGTTTTCTCTAGTTTGTAATTTTTCTTCACTTCTTGCTGCGTGGTGGTGTTGTCTGAGTTAATTCTTAGCTTGCGAAGTTAGCCATGATCTTGTAGATGTATATGTCAGGAGCAAATATACATCTCAGAGGCATCCTATATTGACAAGTTGCACATGAGGCATAGTAATAATGAATTCCTTTTTgtgttttgcagattttttatcAAATCTTGGTAGTTCTTCGGCTTCTACGAGGCTCGATGACGATTGAAGGTAATTATGTCCcaatattagtaatttttaggCTATAATGATGGAGTTGAATGAGTATGATGAGTTGAATTAGGCAGTTATAATTATTATGACAGATTAGTTTGCATAGATATTGTCCAGTGAGTTTCATTGTAATAATGCTGCCTAAGTCCTTCTGCATAATTGAACTGGTGTAGTCAGTAGTGTACTTAGCTATTGTCTTGTGAGCTGCATAATTGAAAATTAGTGCTTAATTCTGGTATTGTTAGCTGTCCTTCAGTAACAGATTAGTTTGCATAGATATTGTCTAGTGAGTTTCATTGTAATAATGCTGCTTAAGTCCTTCTGCATAATTGAACTGGTGTAGTCAGTAGTGTACTTTGCTATTGTCTTGTGAGCTTCATGGTATTGGTGTTTTGCTGTGAAGCTATTTGTTTTGGAATTAGTGTTTAACGAGAGAGTGTATTAATATAAAGTTCTGATTGTGACATATTAATACACTGACACCACTGACACTTACTGTCACATAGTAAAATAACACTAAGTACTCGGTCAGGTTTAAGTACCCACGGATCAACTTTTATAAACCGAACCCGACCGCCCTCAACTCATatttagggatggcaaaaaaatccaaatccgAGAGatccacccgaacccaaacccaagtcaacgggcgaaacccgatttgactgggtttgggtttgggttcgggtgacacccgataatatgggtgtgggtttggcatcagtcaaacccacacccgaaacccatacacccacccgaaatattttataattacctaattacccccatagtctccctcaatttccttggaagaccttaaattttagttgtaatttaatttcttgaaagtctatgttgtaatttcttgaaagtctatgtttgaattttcttggaagaccttaattttagttgtaatttaattcaaagtctatgttgaaatttaatttcttaaattttcaaattattttcaaatgtgttgcgggtttgggtttgggtggaaaaatcccgaacccaatgggtgtgggcgtgggtgttgttttgccacccgaacaggctttgggtttgggtttgggtttgggtttgggtttgggtgatgatttcgggtgtgggtttggtaagtgtcaaacccgcacccatgagCGCCCGTTGTCATCCCTACTCATATCAGACCGCCACTTTAGATCTGTCAGCTCACGGTTCAGTCTCAATCCGACCCggttcaattttttagtctcGGTTTTTATGGATTGAATCGGGTTTCGGGTCGTTGTCCACCCCTAATCATCATGAGGTGGAGGAATAGCTCTTAGCCTAAGCTTCATTTTTGTAGGTCCAACCATTAAAATATTCCAATCCCAAGAACATGTTGAGTCAGTAAGGTCAGCCACTGTTGTACTTGTACCATAGAGAATACagaatactcaaattaaaatcatcaaacaatcatcaatgttttctttgatttttctcACACCTAActattaaaattagaatttaatttatatgtaccgtcggtgtaaagttattttgcacatgcatccaatTATATACCGATACATCATGtgtggtaattaaaaacacatgttgtgtcacatttattaaataatgtggcaacgcgtcattggatgtatgtgtaaaaataatttacaccgacggtgcacaacaattaaactcttaaaattATTACGGACAAGAGTATCATATTTtctactactccctccgtcccaaaataaatgacatatttTTGACTTTGTCTATTATCCATATGATCTCTTTTGACTGTATTTTGTTCTACTAATATGTATATGCAAATATTAGCATACGAGATGTTatttgatttgtctcgatgtGTATTTTcgaaatatataatttttaataatagataatttaagatattaatgattaaagttgtgcaTTGACAAACGTGAAGGTGATCAactaggtcatttattttgggacgaatagagtattttcttttattgtcttttctttgtcaataaaataaaatgtactcCCTCAGTACCACAATACATGTCACTTTGACACTtttacgcatattaagaaatataattattgttgcatggaaaagagaaattttgagttaatttacaaaattatccttcatTAATTGtatgggaaaaataaattgaagaattgaaagaagagagagtaataaaaaagtaagtgtataataggaaaaatatcATTCAATGCTTTATTGATATTGTAAAACGACATATAatttaccaatcgttagttggttcagtggtgattggtgctgaacttggtagggaggaccgcggttcgatcccccacaactgcgatcgggagggggctggaaccacttgatgccagaactgacctccgaaccagattcaactggtggtgaaaagccgaaagaaaaaaaaaacgacatataatttggtacaaattttttcttcaaagtaatatatattgtggtacggagggagtaaaatgtaaacttgttaaaataaaatgtaaagaATACAATGGTAATATAACTCTCACCATCTATTTTTTGATATTTACTGTCAATCGTTATTTTTCAGCCGTTATTCCAACATCTATTAATGGTGAGGACATTTTATTCGTCCTCACATTAATGAATTTGGCTCCATGCTGGGACTATATATACCTTCTCATGCAGAAAGTTCACTTACAATACTTTCTATCAATAAAACCttcatttcacaaaaaaaaactgacTTGAGCGCCGGAGTATCTGCATGTACAACCCTCTCACCACAACCGTACTGCAGAGGATAACCACCGACTATGTCGATTCTGATCAAGGTAAGATCAAGATATAACTTAAAATATTCACAAAAATTGTTGGGGGTATAGAGACCAATTACTTGGAGGGAATCCTAAAGATCTTCTTCAATATCATTTgagttcacttttttttttttttaacggagaaatatattaataatcgGGTCTTTGTACGAGACAAACAAAGaccgataaaaaaaaaacaaatttatgttttgatgtttttttgacaaaatttatgttttgatgttttttttcacattttcgGGTATGCTCcatacaaacttttttttttttgtgtgtttagtactttttatataaattgaatattattcaagattttgaattttccatTTATTTGAAATTCTATTGATTCAaaatattgagaaaaataatgCAACTGATCGAACTCAGATACATGTCTAATTAGTAATTAGAGCCTGAAAATGTGGATAGAGACAAATAATTATGGGGCGACACAATTTTGTAGCCTTGAAGACGGAGTAAGTTCATCAGAGACTGAAATTTTCTATCTCAACAACGATGAATATCATTATCTTTGTCTTAGATTTTAGAAGATCCTATTTTTTTAGTAGTTACATAAAAATATAGGTAGTATGGTAGGTCTATTTGATCTTTCACAACTCATTCACAACAATATTGAGTGAATATGGCCAAGAAAGCACGCCCGGGACATGACCAAATGCAAAAGCAAAACGTATGGAACATCAATGATGCTTCGACAAGGAAAGTAAGTGAATCAAGGAAGCAACTAAAGCAAAAAGCAACAAGCAAAAGAGTTTACACTCCCTTTATTCGTCCAATTTATCTTTTCATGCAAGAAAAATGTGGATAGAGACTATAAAATGCCCTGCAATCACCAACTTTATCTTTTCATCCAATTTAAAGAGTGTATTTAGGGTACTCgttacataaacaaatataaaactTGACATTAACTCATATATTTGGCGCAAATTTTGGATAGAGATGCAATGTGTTCCTTTGTTGTACATAATTTTTTAGCGTTGATTCATTATTTCTTCTGACACTCTCGCGAACTCTCCAACAAGATCAACATATACTTCTAGAATCAATTTCTcctaattaaatttaaataccAATAATAAATTGACCTTAATGGCAAGAGATTTAGATCCCTTAAACATATTTGATCTCTAACTCTCACATGGAAGTGTGCCTCATAAATCCtctaatgaaaattattttgcacGGTTAGTACGTCTCCGTTAAACTCTAAAATATATCCAAATAGTTGAGGGactaaaaatcaattctatgtAAGTAATGGACGGTGACCTCTAGTCAATTATTTCCCATAAAATGGGAATATTGTTCTCAAAGTTGTACACCCTAGTCACTCAAACTCTCATAAACATTTTCCACAACTCAACAAATTCACACCACAGAAACATGGAATTAGAAAACATAGAACACAAAACAGTAACCGTCAATGGCATAAACATACACATAGCTGAAAAGGGTCAAGGTCCACTCATCCTCTTCATCCATGGTTTCCCTGATCTATGGTATTCATGGCGCCACCAGATCACATATCTAGCTTCTCTCGGTTACCGCTGTGTGGCACCGGACCTCCGCGGATACGGTGACACTGATGTACCAGATTCACCAACATCCTACACAAGCCTCCATGTTGTCGGTGACATAATCGGACTTCTCGACGCAATTGCTGCTGATCAAGAGAATGTGTTTGTTGTTGGTCATGATTGGGGTGCTCTTATTGCTTGGTATCTTTCCCTTTATCGCCCTGAAAAAATCAAAGCTCTTGTTAATTTGAGTGTTTCTTTTACTCCTAGAAACCCCAAAAGAAAGCCTCTTGATACTCTTAGAGCAGTTTATGGTAATGACTATTACATCTCCAGATTTCAGGTTTGTTGATATTTTAGGTTTTGTGCAGTTTTTTTGGTACCTAAAGTtataatatataagcaaaattcacCTTAGTTCGTTCCATAATTAATATATCCGgtaccagatacattaattatgcaatgaacGTAGAAAGgtcaattttgcttatatattgtcacggagggagtattgttCTAAGTGGTTTTTTGTTT encodes:
- the LOC123882096 gene encoding epoxide hydrolase A-like, translated to MGILFSKLYTLVTQTLINIFHNSTNSHHRNMELENIEHKTVTVNGINIHIAEKGQGPLILFIHGFPDLWYSWRHQITYLASLGYRCVAPDLRGYGDTDVPDSPTSYTSLHVVGDIIGLLDAIAADQENVFVVGHDWGALIAWYLSLYRPEKIKALVNLSVSFTPRNPKRKPLDTLRAVYGNDYYISRFQEPGDIEAEFAEIGTERVLKEFLTYRNPGPLYLPKGKGFGHPVDSPIVLPPWLSEEECNYYASKFDKTGFTGALNYYRNIDLNWELNAPWTGAKVKVPVKFIVGDLDLTYNAPGAKDYIHKGGLKSDVPLLEDVVVIEGAGHFVHQERADEINKHIYDFFKKF
- the LOC123882094 gene encoding uncharacterized protein LOC123882094 isoform X1, with the translated sequence MVNRFTISLSWFRTGLFFSKLISKARNQITQSETKSQNHSFINHRKSSSSVKPTLLLRQTHSHRRILLRQTHSHRRIHLVLCRTTTHHRRQSNQLKSQNQLNRLDEILEEEGDLDVLIWWKDNCTRYPVLARIAREVLAIPVSTVASESAFSTGGRVLDALICTQDWVKKKDHGIETSSLVSYDDLNTLQQLEQDFLSNLGSSSASTRLDDD